CTAGTGGCTGCTCGGCCGCTGGTTTTCTTAGCTACTGTAGGTGTGAGACTACTGATTTGGGAGGCCACCATGGAGCTGAGGAGAGGAGGACGGGGGAAAAAGTAAGTCaaaatgccacaaagctcacTGTTCCTACTGAGATTCAGCCATTTTCCTTGAACAAATTCTCCTTAGATTTGTTGAAAGCTTTGGTTATCATTTCCAGAGTTCTggaaaagttgattttgacaatttttgccaGTGTTACTGCTTTTGTGGAGTGGGTTTTCAGATGTCCTTACTCTGCCATTCCAGAAGTGCTTCTTCGATTACTTCTATTTTAAGAAGTATAAAGCTTTAATCAATATTGGTCGCTCATAAGAAAAATGGCCTTTGAGTATACAGTCTACCTttaacatgaagaaataaagttttttgtttgtttgtttcctgtgtATATTCCCATTAGAGCAGAGTGTAGATGCTTACCCAGCCTAAATGTGAACTTTAACTTCTCAAAAAGCATGCTAAGTTTTTTGACTTTGTACTGATTCATATCATGCTCTCAGGTCATGTTGTAACACAAAATAATAGGAATCCTCAATTCTAGAGAAGCTAAAATTCTTAATGACGAGATTGttataaaatatagttttcttATTGATAACACAACCAAGACTAAGGCTGTTTCCTGAcaacactttttttctgtttcccttgtccTAGATCAGGCCATAAATTCAGAAGAATAAAACTATCAAGGCAACTTTTACACCAAAATCAACTTGACACTTCCCAGACAGCTGCTAGAATACACAAAAAACTTGCTCACTCACAGCATGGCACTCATAAGTAAAGAAGGATACAAGGAGAGATGCTAAAAATAATTAGGTATAATTGGTATGctccatgtttttaaaattagcttaTCAGCATTATAAGAGCTGCCCTGTTCATCGCGTCCCACGTTGCAGAGGAAGAAGTCACAGCAAAGAGAGGAGCTCATTCTTTCTAGATGACTTTTATACAAGGTAAATGCTTGTAACTGTGAATTTTCAGTGATTGCGGCTGCGCCCAAATGAGTAAAGGCATACTCACATTCACATGCAAGTGTGCGAATGATGACTGTCAACAAATTTATTTCCAAGATGATTTTATGCCTTTGTTTAAAATGACCTTTTATTATTGATAGTAATTTTAGTGTCCATCTTACAAAATAGAATGTATGTCCCTCAAGACTTCTAAATACATACACTGTCCGTATCACTCACACAGCTCAGGCAAATAAACAGGACAAAGGgaattatcaaaaataatttgGTGGAGAAGACAaaatctccttccccaggttctGAATGTTCTCCTCAAAGTAGCCGTTACCTGAGACGCGGTGAAAGACAGCAGTCACCAGTAGCTTCACCCTCTGCTCCATGACACCCCAGTGaaaattcttctctctttcattctgctATTGGACATTCATAGGTTTACTAGATCATTTGGTCCCGTCAACAAAGagttcctcttctctcctttgttttcctaAAGACTCTGCTGTAATTGACTGACAGGAAAATAGACTCATGGACCTGACATCACCACCATAACTAACACTTAGATGATTCAACCTGTCAGAGCCCTGAGGCTTGAGAGTTCCAGAAAAATTCCTGCCCTGGAGCATAGGACTTCTAAGGAGGGAGATGCTAGGCCATGAACAGGTAATAAGAACTAATTTTAAAGGAATGAGTGAAGTTGATGAAGGAGCTGTGATTGTGGTTATTGTGTAGCTATTTTTGGTAATGTGCTTCATGTTCTTTTTTTGATTAGTCATATGCTGCagcccttttcctctcccctggCTCTGGTCTCTAGCCCTCAATTTAGTAGACCATACTTGTGCCAACTGGAACAAACACTCTCTCTAAAAACGTCTTTGGTCAATGGGCCACTCTCCTAAATATCTCTATTGGTGTTGTCTACATCTACACCCAAAACAGACTCCCTCCTTGATTGCCGTGTTGTTCCAACTCAAAGTTTGGCTCAGATGATAGATTTTGATGGAGCCAGATGCTAAATTCCTTAGAATATGCCCCTTCATGGGCACACCCCACAAAATCAGaatcacaggggccagcccagtggtgtaatggttgagttcacgtgctctacttcagcagcctggggtttgcaggtttggatccccggtgcagacctagcaccgcttatcaagccacactgtggcggcatcccacataaaatagaggaagattggcacagatgttggctcagggccaatcttcctcacacacacacacacacacacacacacacagaaaaatcagAATCAGATTACCTATATGCTCCAATTGCAAAGGAGAGTATTCTATAggcaatcattcattcattcattttacatatcataaaatttacctaCTTAAAGTTTACAATgattttgccaagtggtgcaacCTCACCGTAAATGAGTCTTAGAACATTTTCCTCCCCGCTCATGCCCATTTATAGTTAATCTCTGTTCCTAAATCCagacccaggcaaccactaatctactttctgtctctataaatttactttttctggACTTCATACAAGTGGGCTTTCACTTTAGTAtaatgtttcacttagcataatgtttttaaggtttatcCATGACAGGGCATGtgttactttttattgctgaataatattccattgtatggatacaacACATTTTCTCtgtccattcaccagttgatggacatttaggttattaccagtttggggctattttgaataatgttgctatgaatattcacatGGGAGTCTTCATAtggatgtatattttcatttctcttgagtagatacttagaagtggaattgctgtgttgTAAGACAGTTTTACAGTTAacgtttttggggggtttttttgaggaagattagccctgagctaacatctgccgtcaaccctcctctttttgctgaggaaaactggccctgagctaacatccatgcccatcttcctctattttatgtgggatgcctaccatagcatggccctgacaagcagtgcacaggtccaaacccaggatctgaaccggtgaaccctgggccgcccaagcggaacgtgcaaacttaaccactgcgccactggggcGGCCCCTACAATTAACTATTTGATAAATTGCcgcactgttttccaaagggcagtaccatttcacatttccatcagcaatgtatgagggttccaatttctccacatccttgccaaagtGTGTTCTTGTCTGtcttattatagccattctagtggatatgaaatagtatcttattgtggttttaatttgcattttccttatgattaatgatgttgaacatcttttcatgtacttattagTCATTTGTGTACcttctttgatgaaatgtctgttcatttcttttgccCATTATTAGATTGggttgtatgttttctttttttttttaaacattggcacctgagataacatctgttgacaatcatttttttcttttcttttcttcttcttctccccaaagcccccagtacatagttgtatattctagttgtaggtccttctggccctGCTATGTGGaataccgcctcagcatggcttgatgagcagtgccatgtccacacccaggatccgaacaagcgaaaccctgggccacccagtggagcacacgaacttaaccagtcggccaaggggccagcccctgtatgttttcttattactgagttgtaagcATTCTTTGTACATTATGGATAAAATCCTTATTATCAggtatatgttttgcaaatatgtcCTCCAGTCTGaacttgtcttttaattttcttaatggtgtcatTTGAAGTGCAAAAGttctgaattttaataatatcCAATTTATTAGTATTTTCAGTGATGGACTGTGTTCCATCCATAAATGATGGATGGAAGCTTtaatctaagaaatctttgcctaacacAGGGTCTGGAAGATGGtcgcctgttttcttctaaaaattttattgttttagctgctacatttaagtctgtgatccatcttgagttaattttgtatatggtatgagttGAAGGTCTAAGTTCATCTTTTTGCCTGTGGGTAATCAGGTGTCCCAGctcatttgttgaacagactatCCCTTCCCCAGTGACTTGTCTTaacacctttgtcaaaaatcaactaaGTATCAATATAAGGATTCATTTCTgaactctcagttctgttccattgacctatatgGCTAACCTTATGCCAGTATTACTGCTCTAGGACATCTTAATATAGAAAATTATTAGGACTTTCCACAAGCTAACGACTCCTCAGAACTTGAGGATGACAACCGCAGAAAGTGGGATTCAGACAAGTATGTTTATAAATCATTCAGAAACAGCACAATAGGCCTTTGATAAGGTACGTTGGATCGAGATGGTACTAATCATAAATTTCACTGTAATTCTAATATATCTGTCAACAAGTCACGTTTGTAAATGGTGGCACCGGTTCTGTAGAAGATATGATACATCAACTGGCCTTGTTCACAAGACTACTAGGATGGTGGCCAGCGGATCGCTCCACTTACATGTTGACAGAATTCTTTGCATAGGTTCAAGGTTTTCCTTCTTACCAGGATCTaactaaaaaatttaatttgcaaCCATGACCATGCTAGAAATATAAACTGACCGTAACGTAACAAAGTCTTTGTAGTAGTCATCAGATCTGTTGACAAACATTCTGattcccctctccttccaggcACATGTTAGGATTGTATTTTCCTGGCCTCCTTGAAGTTAGTCATGGTCATGCCGTGATTTGGCCAATGAAATAAATGTTGGGTGGAAGTTTTTAGAGCCTGTATGGAGTTCACCAGGTTCCCTATTCCTGTCTCGTGGAAGTGTGTGATGAGATGGGGCCTCCATCAACTCGGGTGCCTGGGTGACAGGCAGAATCCCCCTGATAACCTACTGTTTAAACACTGGAGCTTGAACAGGAATAAAAGTTAGTTGTGCCAGAGAGATACTAGGGATGTTACTGTAACATCACCTGGCTTATTGCAACTGCAACTCGCTATACTCAATGTGGGAACACTGCCTAAAATCTTGTCAAATCGTGAGTTTGGGACCTGTTCTAGGAATCTAGGTttgggttccagtcccagctctgccagacCAGCTGAGGCCCAGCCTCTCTGGTCAGGCATGGGATCCATCATGCCTTCAAGGTACACATATTTACCTGCTCCGCAAGGGGAAAGAGCTTGTTCTCAAGACCCAGACTACCTAGGCTGGAATCCCAGCTCTTAGGCAAGTGAAAGCTTTAGCTATGTTGCTTAATTTATGCACCTGTTTCCACGGATATAAAGTGCAGACAACAGTATCTACACCCTATAGGAATAAACATAACATAAATATAAGATAACCGTAAAGCATTTAGGACAGTGTCTGACAAATAGTGCTTTGTGGGTTTTAGTGGGGTACGGCTCTTGCTGGCCCCCTTCACCTCTTCCCAGGCATCCGTTCAGAACATACTGGGCATTCCCGTTTCCCTCTCTTCTATTGGAGAGCTGAGCACAGGGCAGAATAGTCAACCCTGGGAGGCTTGGGTCCAATTCAAATGACAAAATCCTGGGCCTGGCTCTGGATTAGAGCTGtagtgaaaaatgaaattgagagcTATGAATATGTCCTAGGTTACAAGCACAGTTAAGCATCTGGAAAGTCCATAGCAAGTATCAGTGCTGGGTGTTGATCAAGTATAACTGGCTCAGTCAAAGAGAACTGGGAAGCAAAAGTCAACACTCCCGTTCTCACCCAAGTAATTCACACAACATGTCTGGAGTGTCTGGTTTATTCAAACTGTCGGTCAGAGGCCCCACCATGGAGCAGAAACCAAATAGCTGGGAGCTGTGGGGCTAGACAAGGCAGGGATGTCTAGGTATCAGAAGGTGAAAGGAGCTCAGCTGAGCAGCCAGAGCAGCGTTAGGGCcaggcagagcaggagagagcAGGCCCCACTGAGCCCAGCCCTATTCATGGCCTCGGCATAGAACCTCGCCACCTCCTCATTGGGGTTGCCCTGGGCTGGGTCGAACCACATCTGGATGCAGCGGCCACTCCCTCGGCTGTAGTTGCTGACCTTGTAGGAGTGACTCCAGATTTCATTACACAGAGCTTCAGGGGTGGGGAAGTAGAAATCGAAGGGGTGGCAGGCAGCTTCCACTGGGCACTGGTTAAACCCTGTAGGGAGGACAGAAGATCTTTAGCTACTGGGCCTGGAACTATCTCTGCTTCTGCCAGCCCCATAACCTCGAATCTCCATACACCAGTTCCACACCCCCACCTCTTTACCTCCAAATCCCTCCCACCGCTCCCGCCCCGGCCCCCACCTGAGGTCCAGTTCCAGCCCTTGTGCCAGTTGGTCTTGCAGGTATAGGAGGTGCGACAATCTTCCCACCAGCGCTGACAGTCCTCTTTGCACAGGGGCACATCCAGGATCCGCTCTTTGCGCCAGCTCTGGTCCACCTGGGAGATGTCAATAGAGAAACAGGGCTCAGGTTCAAGATCCTCAGCAGCCCTGATCAGGCCCAGAGTCGGAGAGGTAGCCTGAGGAGATGTCTGGGAAGCTCAGCTCCTCTGTAAAGTTGGGGGTGCAGAGGAGGACACGCGTACCTGCTGGATCCAGGGCCCCAGGTTGGGGGAGCACTCGTAGAGACAGGTGTCCTGGATGAAGTGGCGCTTGCAGACGGCCTCCATTGTGCCGCAGTGGTCCCAGTTGAATCCATACAGGTAGGAGATGTCCTTATGGGCTTCCTGGCTGGTGTTGAGGAAGCAGCAGGAATTCTCTTTCCAGGGACTGCACTGAGTGGGGAAGATGCGGGGAGTGACTGCCACGCCCGCCACAGCCAGAATATTCCCACAGGCAGCCTCTCCTCTTTTAGTCCTTCATCCACCAGTGTAGTCAGTCTTTCAGGGAAATACTTGCTGTTGGGGCTTCCTCTTTGGGGGAGGCATGGTGTTTATACATTCATAATTCAAAtctttattgagctcctactcaCTCTAAGCAGGCACTTCTCTAGGGACTGGAGGCACAGCGATGAACACTTCTCACAGGGTaattgctttggaaaaaaataaagccgGGGAAAGGGATGGAGAATTGCAGATTTCTAGAATGGTCAGATTAagcctcattgagaaggtgacaaAGACTTGGAGGTGAGGAAGCCAAGTTAAATAAATTGTACCCCCAGAATAGTTCTAATTCCATAAATACTCAATACATTcttgttgaaggaatgaaaaCCCACAGCCTAGAATTGagtataaaagcaaaatattaaaatgtgcacttttttaaaaatgtagactgAAGAAGTTCAAGTCAAGGCTGCTGGAAGTATCCAAGGTGTATCCATTTGTCAGTCTGCACTGGCAGCTGGGGGCTCTGATTCAAAACAAGCACAAACCGGACTGTGATCATTATCTGCTCATGAGGTCAAAACGAATATTTACATATTGGACTGCGTATTACAAATGACTttccttttgcttgttttttttacaGTTATGGTATCAAATTGATTTTTTGAGTGTTTAGATAGGCTCAGGATGTTAAAGGGGTTGTGGTAAGACAATTGTCATAGGCAGGAGACCTCACATCCAGTAGGGTGGAGAGCCCCAGCAGAAGTGTTTGCTAGATGCGTGAATCAAGGTGCCTTGCACCCAGCCTCACGACTGGTAAGATCCAGTCATTTTTTGAGCTGTTTGGTGTAGGCAGAAAAGAAACCACTGGGGCACCATGTACTTTCTCCTATCAGATCCTAGGATGGGTCAGTTCTAGTCTAAACTCTGAAATCAAAGTCACCCCCTGGGGTGGGTCTCTCCAGCGTGATTTCTGGGCCTGCTTCCTGATTTGTGTAACACGGAAACCCAACAGCCAAGAAGCTGAGCTGTTGGCGTGGTTCTGACAACACCGGGTACACACAATGTGTTAAACTAACAGTCGCCCGTATCAGTGCAAACTGAAGGTCTCCTCAGGCAGCCTCTACCATGGAACGGGTTTGACGCTTTTATCTCCTGCTTTCCTCTTCCTAAGTCAGCTCCTCCCCACCCTAGATGACCCCTTGGCCTACCTGCTCGTGCAGCGTGTCCTCCGGGCCTGGCTTTTGTTTGTGATGCTTGGCGTCCATGCAGACATTGAGAAGGTCAGTCCTGGGCAGGGCTGCCCGCAAGGCAGCCACCCACACCAGAAGGAGCAGCAGCTGTGTTGTCATGGGCAGGGCCATGGCAGTCCCTGAGGAAGAGCTGTGGTCAGTGGCACCAAGGAATGTGGAGGTGGGACCTCAAGGTGAAGAACAGCCCTAGGTGGGTGGGGCCTCGAGGAAGCCCAGGGAGGGTCGCCCCACCCCGACGCGTCCATGTCTGGGCCTCAGGGAGGGCTGGGATCAGACACCACCTTCTGAGACAACCCTTGGGTGGGGCCACACTGACCTCCAGGAGGTCGTGAGGATCAAGTGATACAACTAAGGGATGGGGTTTGGGCAAAATGTGGAACTAGCCCGGACCACGGGTCCATAATCCCGTGTTCAAAATCCTTGGAGACGAATGTTTCAGAGTTtacaatttttaagattttataaaaaGTAATACAAAATAAGGTAATACAATTTACATGCACTCAACGATCAAGCACACGTTCTGTGGTGAAATAGTGACACTGGTGAATAAAAACTACAATAACCTCGCACTAATTTTCAGGGCGGGTTTTGACACCAAATGATTTGGTGCAAAAGCTTACAACAGTATCTTAGTTTTGGAGCTGCAGATAAGCTGCCTatgttaaaaacagaaacaaaaaacctTGGTTCCAGCCCTTTCCAGCCTCATCATTTGGCCTTTCCCAGAGACCCTGTGACCTGGGGGATGTCACAGGGCACAGAggcttggggctgggggtgggtgtgggtggCCAGACAACCCATGGGGCCTTGGGAGGATCCTGAGCCCCCTGCCACAGAACTGGCCTCCCCTTGGCCTTCATTGCACCTCAATTCTCTGACCTCGGACCCTTGAGCTTTGGGAGGTGGCTGGTCCTTCACCCCACTCGCGGGTCACCAGGTGCCTGCTCTCCTAAAACGCTCGGCTCCTAAAGCTTATGCACCCTGCCTGCTCACAAAGTTGCTCTGCCTCCACATTGCCCCCGTGGCCTGCAGAACTCGGGCATCTTGCCTGGACCTCCTGGATGGGGCCTGAGCTGGGTGGCCTCCGGGCTGACTCCGCCCAGCAGGGCTCAGGGAAAACTGGAAGTGAATTCCCAACTagttcccctcctcctccttgcccCCAACCCTTCCACAACCCAATATTCTGCTACTTCGTTTATTCCagtgttcattcattctctcGCCTGCTAATTCATTCATCCCAGGACTCAGTCATCCCTCCATTGTCCCACTCACTCGCTGAGCTCCGAGAGCACAGGACAAATCTGTACCCTCAGGGAATGCCAGGTGATTCTTCGGATCAGGCTCCTGGGGCTACGGTCTAGCAGATCAGAGAACAGGGTTCCGGATCAGCCGGTCCAGGATCCCAGCCCTCACACTTCACCTCCTGCCTGACCTTGggagtgacaaataaaaatggcaagtaataggatatattggagtacatgaggaagccattttgttcaaacctaatttggcctgaccttgtctttccaaaagggcctgacggaggccgttgagcatgcattgtatatctgctttagagattccctatggcaagagcaaaggcactttagataaaggtgcaacttctctccccctcccaacgttggcacctccttaaagattaagcatctttctttaggctgggaaccaattgcagcgctcatctgtgattattttcatcgacaggaGAAAATGACTCATATTATCTTGAGGCTTAGTTTCTATGTCTGAGGATTAAATGTAGGGGGGAAAACCCCAACAAATGATAGCCAGCTGGGCACAGATTGAGGAATCAGGGTGGTATGGTTTGAGGGATGTGCCCCAAGTCCCACGGCAGGGACCACCCAAGTCTGACTTGAGACCCTGAAGTCCGGAGCTCCTTCAGCTTTTGTCCCCTGCACCTCACTGTGCTGAGGCTCTCGTGGGGGCAGCTGATGTGGAATGCTGGGAGAGAACAACTGGAGGAGTACTGGGGGGCTAGAAGGCCATTCCCCAGGGTCCTCTGGCTCCCACCTGGTTGATCAGTTTTTCTAGCTGTGGCTGCTTTCTAGAACCAAAGCCCGCTCCTCTCCATGTGACCTACTCATTATgcaagcccctcccctcccctccttcctagTCTCAGCTTCGGAGCTTGGTCCAGCTATGAACACCCCCTGCCAGCAACAACCATCACCCTCAACACacaccccctgccccagggccccagaCCTGAAGCACTGAGATCTCAGTGCTGTGCTGAAAGGCCAGAGCGCCGGCTTCTAGGTTAGGGATGGACACTAACTTGTAGTTTCACCTTTGGCagcccctgctctgctctgggcctcagtctccacTTCTGGATTCTCTGTGCTTGAGGCAAAGCAGTGTTCCCCGTTCAGCCAATCCTGTACCACACCCTGGGAGTACCACAGGGTGTGTGCCTCTGATAGGGAGCAGGGAGTGGCCTACCTGGGCAAGGAGGCTCTCTGTCTGGCTCAGGCTTCTCCTCTGCTCTACAGTCCACCTCCCCTTACGCCAGGGGACAGCTGCGGTTTAGTGGCCTAGGAGACGGCAGGAAGGCAGGCAGCGGGAATGTGGCCCAGGAGTGGAGCCTGGGATCGGGCGAAGGCCACTCAGCAGTTAATTATTGTACGCGGGCACCAGCCAGGCCTCcatgggagagggcagagggtgcGGATTATAGTAACAGGCCTGACGCCAGTCCCCGAACCCCACTTAGCCCGTTTTCTCCTCAAAACTCAAGTCTGATATAACCTTGCAGCCTGAGTTGCCAGGATCCTTTAAAATAATCGGATCCACTTCCAACCCCTCTGTCCTGTTATACAAGTGAGGAGAATGAGACTCAGAATCCGGACAGAGCCAA
The Equus caballus isolate H_3958 breed thoroughbred chromosome 7, TB-T2T, whole genome shotgun sequence genome window above contains:
- the FOLR1 gene encoding folate receptor alpha, with the translated sequence MALPMTTQLLLLLVWVAALRAALPRTDLLNVCMDAKHHKQKPGPEDTLHEQCSPWKENSCCFLNTSQEAHKDISYLYGFNWDHCGTMEAVCKRHFIQDTCLYECSPNLGPWIQQVDQSWRKERILDVPLCKEDCQRWWEDCRTSYTCKTNWHKGWNWTSGFNQCPVEAACHPFDFYFPTPEALCNEIWSHSYKVSNYSRGSGRCIQMWFDPAQGNPNEEVARFYAEAMNRAGLSGACSLLLCLALTLLWLLS